A single region of the Nocardioides sp. W7 genome encodes:
- a CDS encoding glycosyltransferase: MTTAVTVVIPAYNEGADIVPVLDRIFDSVHSECHVVVVVDFPEDTTVPVIEAYQADEPRLTYAVNTYGRGPANAIRYGIAQVTTPVVVVTMADGSDDPRQIDPLARLVDRGVVVAAASRYSPGGQQVGGPLVKGLISRTAGKSLGIFGRVGTRDATNSFKAYSTEFVREVDIHSRSGFEIGLELTAKARRLRRPVAEISTIWLDRTVGESNFDLKTWLPKYLRWYRFAFGPALTPEQVAEQSARIAALNYQATAE, translated from the coding sequence ATGACCACCGCCGTCACCGTCGTCATCCCCGCCTACAACGAGGGCGCCGACATCGTGCCCGTCCTCGACCGGATCTTCGACTCGGTCCACTCCGAGTGCCACGTCGTCGTGGTCGTGGACTTCCCCGAGGACACCACGGTCCCGGTGATCGAGGCCTACCAGGCCGACGAGCCCCGGCTGACGTACGCCGTAAACACCTACGGCCGCGGACCGGCGAACGCGATCCGCTACGGCATCGCCCAGGTCACGACGCCCGTCGTCGTGGTCACCATGGCCGACGGGAGCGACGACCCGCGACAGATCGACCCCCTCGCCCGCCTGGTCGACCGCGGCGTGGTGGTCGCAGCCGCGTCGCGCTACTCCCCCGGCGGTCAGCAGGTCGGCGGCCCGCTCGTGAAGGGCCTGATCTCCCGCACCGCCGGGAAGTCGCTCGGCATCTTCGGCCGGGTCGGCACCCGCGACGCCACCAACAGCTTCAAGGCCTACTCGACCGAGTTCGTTCGCGAGGTCGACATCCACTCGCGCAGCGGCTTCGAGATCGGACTCGAGCTGACCGCCAAGGCGCGCCGGCTGCGACGCCCGGTGGCCGAGATCTCCACCATCTGGCTGGACCGTACCGTCGGCGAGTCGAATTTTGACCTCAAGACCTGGTTGCCCAAGTATCTGCGGTGGTACCGCTTCGCCTTCGGGCCGGCGCTCACGCCCGAGCAGGTCGCAGAGCAGTCAGCCCGGATCGCCGCCCTCAACTACCAGGCCACCGCCGAGTGA
- a CDS encoding glycosyltransferase, which translates to MDLSSYEIAAIVPCHNEALAVASVVRDLKAAVPGITVYVYDNLSTDGTAEVAAAAGAIVRRENVKGKGNVIHRAFADIEADIYVMIDGDDTYDAFATPDLVRTLIDGPHDHVLGVREQLTESAYRAGHAAGNRAFNRLVGAIFGMPVTDMLSGFRVFSRRFVKSFPAVSREFEIETELTVHCVSLRVSTVERPVGFGDRPEGSESKLSTYRDGLKILRLIVHLMRLERPVLYYGLIGSLVVLAGLVIGVPVVLDFIDTGLVAKFPSAFLAAILVTLGIVTFMIGIVLDAVTKARREAARLNYLGLRAVR; encoded by the coding sequence ATGGACCTGAGCTCCTACGAGATCGCCGCGATCGTTCCCTGTCACAACGAGGCCCTTGCGGTCGCCTCAGTGGTGCGCGACCTGAAGGCGGCCGTCCCGGGGATCACCGTCTACGTCTACGACAACCTGTCGACCGACGGCACGGCCGAGGTCGCCGCGGCGGCCGGGGCGATCGTGCGCCGGGAGAACGTCAAGGGCAAGGGCAACGTCATCCACCGCGCCTTCGCCGACATCGAGGCCGACATCTACGTGATGATCGACGGCGACGACACCTACGACGCGTTCGCCACCCCCGACCTCGTCCGGACCCTCATCGACGGCCCGCACGACCACGTCCTCGGTGTCCGCGAGCAGCTCACCGAGAGCGCCTACCGGGCCGGGCACGCCGCCGGCAACCGGGCCTTCAACCGCCTGGTCGGGGCCATCTTCGGGATGCCGGTGACCGACATGCTCAGCGGCTTCCGCGTCTTCTCGCGACGGTTCGTCAAGTCGTTCCCGGCGGTCTCACGGGAGTTCGAGATCGAGACCGAGCTGACCGTGCACTGCGTCAGCCTGCGGGTCTCCACCGTCGAGCGTCCGGTCGGCTTCGGTGACCGCCCCGAGGGCAGCGAGTCCAAGCTGAGCACCTACCGCGACGGCCTGAAGATCCTGCGCCTCATCGTGCACCTGATGCGGCTGGAGCGGCCGGTGCTCTACTACGGCCTGATCGGGAGCCTCGTCGTCCTCGCCGGGCTGGTGATCGGCGTACCGGTGGTCCTCGACTTCATCGACACCGGCCTGGTGGCGAAGTTCCCCTCGGCCTTCCTGGCGGCCATCCTGGTCACGCTGGGCATCGTGACCTTCATGATCGGCATCGTGCTCGACGCCGTCACCAAGGCCCGGCGGGAGGCGGCCCGCCTCAACTACCTCGGGCTCCGGGCAGTCCGATGA
- a CDS encoding class I SAM-dependent methyltransferase, translated as MTESADADDLIRIYRQRFDDRDLDNKLVLWKVLVEDFFQRYVPQDGTVVDLGAGNCEFVNQVRAARRIAVDLNPDTVRLASPGVEVLTTRSDDMSALEDGSVDTVFTSNFFEHLPSKDDLMTTLAECRRVTRVGGRIVILMPNIRYVGGRYWDYLDHHLPLTDASVAEALDISGYTVDEQVGRFLPYTVKDARFEVRPFMVRNYLRIRPAWRVLGQQMLVVGSRL; from the coding sequence ATGACCGAGTCCGCAGACGCCGATGACCTGATCCGCATCTATCGCCAGCGTTTCGACGACCGCGATCTCGACAACAAGCTCGTGCTGTGGAAGGTCCTCGTGGAGGACTTCTTCCAGCGCTACGTGCCGCAGGACGGGACCGTGGTCGACCTCGGCGCCGGCAACTGCGAGTTCGTCAACCAGGTGCGGGCAGCCCGACGGATCGCCGTCGACCTCAACCCCGACACCGTCCGGCTCGCCTCGCCCGGGGTCGAGGTGCTGACAACCCGCTCCGACGACATGAGCGCGCTCGAGGACGGCTCTGTCGACACCGTCTTCACCTCGAACTTCTTCGAGCACCTGCCGAGCAAGGACGACCTGATGACGACGCTGGCCGAGTGCCGTCGGGTCACCCGGGTGGGTGGCCGGATCGTCATCCTGATGCCGAACATCCGCTACGTCGGTGGCCGCTACTGGGACTACCTCGACCACCACCTGCCGCTCACCGACGCCAGCGTGGCGGAGGCGCTGGACATCTCGGGCTACACCGTCGACGAACAGGTCGGCCGCTTCCTGCCCTACACCGTCAAGGACGCTCGGTTCGAGGTGCGTCCGTTCATGGTCCGCAACTACCTGAGGATCCGGCCGGCCTGGCGTGTCTTGGGCCAGCAGATGCTGGTCGTCGGCAGCCGTCTCTGA
- a CDS encoding nucleotide sugar dehydrogenase gives MTESSGPFDLDAVVVGGCGHVGLPLAIAFASRGMRVGIYDINQAAVDTVNAGELPFQEDGALDVLRKGLADDLLHATTDPAVIARAAAVVIVVGTPVDEHLNPNPHAVGRSIEGAIEHYRDGQLVVLRSTVYPGVTRNVERLFERRGVEVEVAFCPERIAEGKAMTELYSLPQIVSGRSQGVRDRAGKLFGNLTDQIVELEPEEAELAKLFTNTWRYIKFAAANQFFVMANDHGLDFERIRSALSHDYPRAADMPGAGFAAGPCLFKDTMQLAAFSDNSFVLGHSAMLVNEGLPLYVVTHLEKKLDLENLRVGILGMAFKGESDDIRSSLSYKLKRILEFRAAEVLCTDPHVTVDDTLLPLEEVLERADVLILAAPHRAYRGLDTGDKQVVDIWNLLGRGTTV, from the coding sequence GTGACGGAGTCGAGCGGACCCTTCGATCTCGACGCCGTGGTGGTCGGCGGCTGCGGCCATGTCGGTCTCCCGCTGGCGATCGCGTTCGCATCGCGCGGCATGCGGGTCGGCATCTACGACATCAACCAGGCCGCCGTCGACACCGTCAACGCCGGTGAGCTGCCCTTCCAGGAGGACGGCGCGCTCGACGTGCTCCGCAAGGGCCTGGCCGACGACCTCCTGCACGCCACCACCGACCCGGCCGTGATCGCCCGGGCTGCGGCCGTCGTCATCGTGGTCGGCACCCCGGTCGACGAGCACCTCAATCCCAACCCGCACGCGGTGGGTCGGTCCATCGAGGGCGCCATCGAGCACTACCGCGACGGCCAGCTGGTGGTGCTGCGGAGCACGGTCTATCCCGGGGTCACCCGCAACGTGGAGCGTCTCTTCGAGCGCCGTGGCGTCGAGGTCGAGGTCGCCTTCTGCCCCGAGCGGATCGCCGAGGGCAAGGCGATGACCGAGCTGTACTCCCTCCCGCAGATCGTCTCCGGACGCTCGCAGGGCGTGCGCGACCGCGCCGGAAAGCTCTTCGGCAACCTCACCGACCAGATCGTCGAGCTCGAGCCGGAGGAGGCCGAGCTGGCGAAGCTGTTCACGAACACCTGGCGCTACATCAAGTTCGCCGCGGCCAACCAGTTCTTCGTGATGGCCAACGACCACGGCCTCGACTTCGAGCGGATCCGCAGCGCGCTGTCCCACGACTACCCCCGCGCGGCCGACATGCCGGGTGCCGGGTTCGCGGCCGGGCCGTGCCTGTTCAAGGACACGATGCAGCTGGCCGCCTTCAGCGACAACTCCTTCGTCCTGGGCCACTCGGCGATGCTCGTCAACGAAGGTCTCCCGCTGTACGTCGTCACCCACCTGGAGAAGAAGCTCGACCTGGAGAACCTCCGGGTCGGCATCCTCGGGATGGCGTTCAAGGGCGAGAGCGACGACATCCGGTCGAGCCTGTCCTACAAGCTGAAGCGGATCCTGGAGTTCCGCGCGGCCGAGGTGCTGTGCACCGACCCCCACGTGACGGTCGACGACACCCTGCTGCCGCTGGAGGAGGTCCTGGAACGGGCCGACGTGCTGATCCTGGCCGCCCCGCACCGCGCGTACCGCGGCCTCGACACCGGCGACAAGCAGGTCGTCGACATCTGGAACCTCCTCGGCCGGGGCACGACCGTATGA
- a CDS encoding class I SAM-dependent methyltransferase, whose translation MDTGDFAYTGCDNLEVMQDAVRYNRFLVDSVLQHVTPGARVLDFGAGAGTYADMMREHGVSPFCLEPDPTLQAKLRANGYEVLDDDALRSQADSFDVIYTLNVLEHIKNDQEAAEDLAVLLKPGGRLVVYVPALEMLYSSMDTKVEHYRRYRRKPLERILRNAGLDITDSLYCDPIGFFATLAYKARDGRGSDDGSIPTGALKFYDRALFPLSRALHPVTGKVFGKNVLMVATKRT comes from the coding sequence ATGGACACGGGCGACTTCGCCTACACGGGCTGCGACAACCTCGAGGTCATGCAGGACGCGGTCCGCTACAACCGGTTCCTGGTCGACTCCGTTCTGCAGCACGTGACCCCCGGTGCCCGGGTCCTGGACTTCGGCGCCGGCGCCGGCACGTACGCCGACATGATGCGTGAGCACGGGGTGTCGCCCTTCTGCCTCGAGCCCGACCCGACGCTGCAGGCCAAGCTGCGCGCCAACGGCTACGAGGTGCTCGACGACGACGCGCTGCGCTCGCAGGCCGACTCCTTCGACGTCATCTACACCCTCAACGTGCTCGAGCACATCAAGAACGACCAGGAGGCGGCGGAGGACCTGGCGGTGCTCCTGAAGCCAGGTGGCCGTCTCGTCGTCTACGTGCCGGCGCTGGAGATGCTCTACAGCTCGATGGACACCAAGGTCGAGCACTACCGACGCTACCGACGCAAGCCGCTCGAGCGGATCCTGCGCAACGCCGGGTTGGACATCACCGACTCGCTCTACTGCGACCCGATCGGCTTCTTCGCCACGCTGGCCTACAAGGCGCGGGACGGTCGCGGCAGTGACGACGGCTCGATCCCGACGGGGGCCCTGAAGTTCTACGACCGCGCGCTGTTCCCGCTGAGTCGGGCGCTGCACCCCGTCACCGGCAAGGTCTTCGGCAAGAACGTCCTGATGGTGGCCACCAAGCGCACGTGA
- a CDS encoding NAD(P)-dependent oxidoreductase, with protein sequence MSEQQKVLVSGSAGFIGGYVVEELLSRGYAVRGIDNYSKYGKVEKSYDNHPDYDFVEDDVRNTDVMKKLLSDCDHFVAGAALIGGISYFHAYAYDLLATNERIMASSCDAAIEAMQHGKLKKVTYLSSSMVFESTEHWPSKEGDERKIPPPLSSYGFQKLAVEYFAKAAWDQYKLPYTVVRPFNCVGIGEGRALGDVEVASGNVKLAMSHVVPDIVQKIVKGQDPLHILGEGNQVRHYTYGGDLAKGIVEAMSQDAAYNNDFNISTAESTNVRELAAVIWKKIKGDAPLTLVSDEAYEYDVQKRVPDVQKAKDVLGFECTTSLDVMLDEVIPWVTQAVHDGRL encoded by the coding sequence ATGTCTGAGCAGCAGAAGGTCCTCGTCTCCGGCTCCGCCGGCTTCATCGGCGGCTACGTCGTCGAGGAGCTCCTGAGCCGCGGGTACGCCGTCCGGGGAATCGACAACTACTCGAAGTACGGCAAGGTCGAGAAGTCCTACGACAACCACCCCGACTACGACTTCGTCGAGGATGACGTCCGCAACACCGACGTCATGAAGAAGCTGCTCTCCGACTGCGACCACTTCGTCGCCGGCGCGGCGCTGATCGGTGGCATCTCCTACTTCCACGCCTACGCCTACGACCTGCTGGCCACCAACGAGCGGATCATGGCCTCGTCCTGCGACGCCGCGATCGAGGCGATGCAGCACGGCAAGCTGAAGAAGGTCACCTACCTCTCCTCCTCGATGGTCTTCGAGTCCACCGAGCACTGGCCCTCGAAGGAGGGCGACGAGCGGAAGATCCCGCCGCCGCTGTCGTCGTACGGCTTCCAGAAGCTCGCGGTGGAGTACTTCGCGAAGGCGGCCTGGGACCAGTACAAGCTGCCCTACACGGTCGTGCGGCCCTTCAACTGCGTCGGCATCGGCGAGGGCCGGGCCCTGGGCGACGTCGAGGTCGCCTCCGGCAACGTGAAGCTCGCCATGAGCCACGTCGTGCCCGACATCGTGCAGAAGATCGTCAAGGGCCAGGACCCGCTGCACATCCTGGGCGAGGGCAACCAGGTCCGCCACTACACCTACGGCGGCGACCTCGCCAAGGGCATCGTCGAGGCGATGAGCCAGGACGCGGCCTACAACAACGACTTCAACATCTCGACGGCCGAGTCCACGAACGTGCGCGAGCTCGCCGCGGTCATCTGGAAGAAGATCAAGGGCGACGCCCCGCTCACCCTGGTCAGCGACGAGGCCTACGAGTACGACGTCCAGAAGCGCGTCCCCGACGTGCAGAAGGCCAAGGACGTGCTCGGCTTCGAGTGCACCACCAGCCTGGACGTGATGCTCGACGAGGTCATCCCGTGGGTGACCCAGGCCGTGCACGACGGTCGCTTGTGA
- a CDS encoding class I SAM-dependent methyltransferase — protein sequence MSQYDAEIDLDNANNSQTQAVYFVGRGKRVLDVGCWKGALGRALIAQDCQVSGLDIDEAAAEVAREFLDEVVVADLDKTSLSSCFPEKSFDVIVFADVLEHLVDPAAVLRDAKQLLRPGGFVVLSIPNIAHGSVRLALLQGLWDYTDTGHLDRTHLRFFSRRGLVDLVRGSGYAIDELRATVVDVLSREVVYDPEPLPPGIIEWVRDQTDAMTFQFLVRAHPDDDAATAAVPPLEPVVPFRTLRPEDRWTEQAEAERTKTHKLLTQRDHIVGLEAATAAARARVAHAETARASVRRRLDSRNATVERLRKRLRSAERELQELSAAPAPRGVLVRARGWVGRRLRRMGGKGA from the coding sequence GTGTCGCAGTACGACGCCGAGATCGATCTGGACAACGCCAACAACAGCCAGACCCAGGCGGTCTACTTCGTCGGTCGTGGCAAGCGAGTCCTCGACGTCGGCTGCTGGAAGGGTGCCCTGGGACGCGCCCTGATCGCCCAGGATTGCCAGGTCAGCGGACTGGACATCGACGAGGCAGCGGCCGAGGTCGCCCGTGAGTTCCTCGACGAGGTGGTCGTCGCGGACCTCGACAAGACCAGCCTGTCGTCGTGCTTCCCCGAGAAGTCCTTCGACGTCATCGTCTTCGCCGACGTGCTGGAGCACCTGGTGGACCCGGCCGCGGTCCTGAGGGACGCGAAGCAGCTGCTGCGGCCCGGTGGCTTCGTCGTGCTCTCGATCCCCAACATCGCCCACGGCTCGGTCCGCCTGGCCCTGCTGCAGGGCCTGTGGGACTACACCGACACCGGCCACCTCGACCGCACCCACCTTCGCTTCTTCTCCCGACGCGGCCTCGTGGACCTGGTCCGCGGCAGCGGCTACGCCATCGACGAGCTGCGCGCCACGGTCGTCGACGTGCTGAGCCGCGAGGTCGTCTACGACCCCGAGCCGCTGCCGCCCGGGATCATCGAGTGGGTGCGCGACCAGACCGACGCGATGACCTTCCAGTTCCTGGTCCGGGCCCACCCCGACGACGACGCCGCCACGGCAGCCGTACCGCCGCTCGAGCCCGTCGTCCCCTTCCGGACGCTGCGTCCGGAGGACCGATGGACCGAGCAGGCCGAGGCCGAGCGGACCAAGACCCACAAGTTGCTCACCCAGCGCGATCACATCGTCGGCCTCGAGGCCGCCACCGCGGCGGCCCGGGCCCGCGTCGCACACGCCGAGACGGCCAGGGCCAGCGTGCGCCGCCGGCTGGACTCCAGGAACGCCACGGTGGAGCGGCTTCGCAAGCGTCTCCGTAGCGCCGAGCGAGAGCTGCAGGAGCTGTCGGCCGCCCCCGCACCCCGGGGAGTCCTGGTCCGGGCGCGCGGGTGGGTCGGGCGCCGGCTGCGGCGCATGGGAGGCAAGGGTGCCTGA